A part of Corynebacterium afermentans subsp. lipophilum genomic DNA contains:
- a CDS encoding catalase, translating to MSDKTPSTNAASPAGDSAPGKPGAATPGVSQPGGKTTPPQDTDAQQPPASVSATGCPFHFGAGSDSPDPRTQQGEYLTTAQGARLSETSKSLRAGERGPLLMQDHHFREKITHFDHERIPERAVHARGVGAHGTFVANGNASKISKAKVFKKDAETPVFVRFSTVLGSRGSADSVRDTRGWATKFYTEEGNWDLVGNNIPVFFIQDAIKFPDVIHAGKPHPDREIPQAQSAHDTFWDFVGLHTEATHHTLWNMSDRGIPRSLRMMEGFGIHTFRFINDAGETTLVKFHWKPKFGVHSQVWEEAQITGGMDPDFHRRDLYDAIEAGAYPQWDLGVQVFPDTEDQMFEGIDLLDPTKLVPEELAPVEIIGTMTLNKNPRNYFEEVEQVAFCPSHLPPGIDVTADPLLQGRLFSYLDTQISRLGGPNFAQLPINRPQAPVNDNLRDGMHQVGSHTGVAPYKPNSLDENNPAEATVDEGAFIDVPVAVEGKITREQPASFDDHFSQARQFYISLTDVEQDHLTQALSFELGKCYEEAVKVRYLDVLAHVDQALAEAVADNLGLPHPEKQDVADVKPSEALSQMGGTWPIDGRQVGVLISTDLGDSADAVGKLVDDLFAAGTTPLLVAEKGGAVKIGGKDVSISRTYLTASSIEFDAAVVVNPPTNTDVNTMLGELERHKKAIIAVGETGKEALEGARVPADQPGIVAVDTADAAAAPVKELLASHRVWER from the coding sequence ATGAGCGACAAGACCCCATCCACCAACGCAGCGTCGCCGGCGGGCGATAGCGCCCCCGGTAAGCCGGGCGCCGCAACGCCGGGCGTTTCGCAGCCCGGCGGCAAGACCACCCCGCCGCAGGACACCGACGCGCAGCAGCCGCCGGCCTCGGTTTCTGCCACCGGTTGCCCGTTCCACTTCGGTGCCGGTTCGGATTCCCCGGATCCGCGCACGCAGCAAGGCGAGTACCTCACCACCGCCCAGGGTGCGCGCCTGTCTGAGACCTCGAAGTCGCTGCGCGCCGGCGAGCGCGGCCCGCTGCTGATGCAGGACCACCACTTCCGCGAGAAGATCACCCACTTCGACCACGAGCGCATCCCGGAGCGCGCCGTCCACGCGCGCGGTGTGGGTGCCCACGGCACGTTCGTGGCCAACGGCAACGCGTCGAAGATTTCCAAGGCCAAGGTGTTCAAGAAGGACGCTGAGACCCCTGTCTTCGTGCGTTTTTCCACCGTGCTGGGCTCCCGCGGCTCCGCCGACTCCGTGCGCGATACCCGCGGCTGGGCCACGAAGTTCTACACCGAAGAGGGCAACTGGGACCTGGTGGGCAACAACATCCCGGTGTTTTTCATCCAGGACGCCATCAAGTTCCCGGACGTCATCCACGCGGGTAAGCCGCACCCGGACCGCGAGATCCCGCAGGCGCAGTCGGCGCACGACACGTTCTGGGACTTTGTCGGTCTGCACACCGAGGCGACCCACCACACGCTGTGGAACATGTCGGACCGCGGTATTCCACGCTCGCTGCGCATGATGGAAGGCTTTGGCATCCACACGTTCCGCTTCATCAACGATGCGGGCGAGACCACCCTGGTCAAGTTCCACTGGAAGCCGAAGTTCGGCGTGCACTCCCAGGTGTGGGAAGAAGCGCAGATCACCGGCGGCATGGACCCGGATTTCCACCGCCGCGATCTTTACGACGCCATCGAGGCCGGCGCCTACCCGCAATGGGACCTCGGCGTGCAGGTCTTCCCGGACACGGAGGACCAGATGTTCGAGGGCATCGACCTGCTGGACCCGACCAAGCTCGTGCCCGAGGAGCTCGCACCGGTGGAGATCATCGGCACGATGACGCTGAACAAGAACCCGCGCAACTACTTCGAAGAGGTTGAGCAGGTCGCGTTCTGCCCGTCGCACCTGCCCCCGGGCATCGACGTCACCGCGGACCCGCTGCTGCAGGGCCGCCTGTTTTCCTACCTGGACACCCAGATTTCCCGTCTGGGCGGGCCGAACTTTGCGCAGCTGCCAATCAACCGCCCGCAGGCGCCGGTGAACGACAACTTGCGCGACGGCATGCACCAGGTCGGCTCCCACACCGGCGTGGCGCCCTACAAGCCGAACTCGCTGGACGAGAACAACCCGGCCGAGGCCACCGTGGACGAGGGCGCATTTATCGACGTTCCCGTCGCCGTGGAAGGCAAGATCACCCGTGAGCAGCCCGCGTCCTTCGACGACCACTTCTCCCAGGCGCGCCAGTTCTACATCTCGCTGACCGACGTCGAGCAGGACCACCTCACCCAGGCCCTGTCCTTCGAGCTGGGCAAGTGCTACGAGGAGGCCGTCAAGGTGCGCTACCTCGATGTGCTCGCGCACGTGGACCAGGCCCTCGCAGAGGCCGTGGCCGACAACCTCGGCCTGCCGCACCCGGAGAAGCAGGATGTCGCCGACGTGAAGCCGTCCGAGGCGCTGTCCCAGATGGGCGGCACCTGGCCTATCGACGGCCGCCAGGTCGGCGTGCTCATCTCCACCGACCTGGGTGATTCCGCCGACGCTGTGGGCAAGCTTGTCGACGACCTCTTCGCCGCCGGCACCACCCCACTGCTCGTCGCCGAAAAGGGCGGGGCCGTGAAGATTGGCGGCAAGGACGTGTCCATCTCGCGCACGTACCTGACCGCCAGCTCCATCGAGTTCGACGCGGCCGTGGTGGTCAACCCGCCGACAAACACCGACGTGAACACGATGCTCGGCGAGCTCGAGCGCCACAAGAAGGCCATCATCGCCGTGGGTGAGACCGGCAAGGAGGCACTCGAGGGCGCCCGCGTGCCAGCAGACCAGCCGGGCATCGTCGCGGTCGACACCGCCGACGCTGCCGCAGCGCCGGTGAAGGAGCTGCTGGCGTCCCACCGCGTTTGGGAGCGGTAG
- a CDS encoding biotin--[acetyl-CoA-carboxylase] ligase, producing MSVRNVQRIQDEVAEYWPNVRWVESTGSTNADLLNDKAAPGTVLIADEQTAGKGRLGRQWVTPKGSQLAMSMVVEVPETPPPFGLLSIAPGVAVTDVVPQARLKWPNDVQIGGQKIAGILSALDMPRVIVGIGINVAMREEDLPVDTATALNLEGLDVDFDDFTADILLAMGKRLTQWREGDPQLLEDYRAVCATIGQSVRLEMREGEETVTGTVTGVNDEGEVLINGSAYSVGDVHHLRPTS from the coding sequence ATGAGTGTGCGCAACGTGCAGCGAATCCAGGACGAAGTAGCCGAGTACTGGCCGAACGTGCGATGGGTGGAATCCACCGGCTCCACCAACGCCGACCTACTCAACGACAAAGCCGCGCCTGGCACAGTGCTCATCGCCGACGAACAGACGGCGGGCAAGGGGCGGCTGGGGCGGCAGTGGGTCACGCCGAAAGGCTCCCAGTTGGCCATGAGCATGGTGGTGGAAGTGCCGGAGACGCCGCCGCCGTTCGGCCTGCTGTCCATCGCGCCGGGCGTGGCGGTGACTGACGTGGTGCCGCAGGCGCGGCTGAAGTGGCCCAACGACGTCCAGATCGGCGGCCAGAAAATCGCCGGGATCCTCTCCGCGCTGGACATGCCGCGCGTGATCGTGGGCATCGGCATCAACGTGGCCATGCGCGAGGAGGACCTGCCCGTGGACACCGCCACCGCGCTCAACCTCGAGGGGCTGGACGTGGATTTCGACGATTTCACCGCCGACATTCTGCTCGCGATGGGCAAGCGGCTGACCCAGTGGCGCGAGGGCGACCCGCAGCTTTTGGAGGACTACCGCGCGGTGTGCGCCACCATCGGCCAGAGCGTGCGCCTGGAGATGCGCGAGGGCGAGGAGACCGTCACCGGCACCGTCACCGGGGTCAACGACGAGGGCGAGGTGCTTATCAACGGCTCCGCGTATTCCGTCGGCGACGTCCACCATCTGCGGCCGACGTCCTAG
- the budA gene encoding acetolactate decarboxylase, protein MSETIARHTIFQNSLMTALLDGIYDGELTIGDILSKGNFGLGTFDALDGEMLILDGVCHQLTSDGKARVADLDQRTPFTVVTNFVPRMRFDAPAGMVRSELAKFIDDAEPSHNFFTAVKITGRFKEVVVRTVTKQEKPYPPMSEAVSDDAEHVFTDVEGVIGGFRTPMYAKGIGVPGCHVHFIDNEHSRGGHVLDYTVDEAVIELCPGTDMELHLPVTAEFLGGKLSPEDLDEQLHTTEIKGYK, encoded by the coding sequence ATGTCTGAAACGATCGCCCGCCACACAATCTTCCAGAACTCGCTGATGACCGCGCTTCTCGACGGCATCTACGACGGCGAGCTGACCATCGGCGACATCTTGAGCAAAGGCAACTTCGGCTTGGGCACCTTCGACGCCCTCGACGGCGAGATGCTCATCCTGGACGGGGTGTGCCACCAGCTCACCTCCGACGGCAAGGCGCGGGTGGCCGATTTGGACCAGCGCACCCCGTTTACCGTGGTGACCAACTTCGTGCCGCGGATGCGTTTCGACGCCCCCGCCGGCATGGTCCGCTCCGAGCTAGCCAAATTTATCGACGACGCCGAGCCGAGCCACAACTTCTTCACCGCCGTGAAAATCACCGGCCGGTTCAAGGAAGTGGTGGTGCGCACGGTGACCAAGCAGGAAAAGCCCTACCCGCCGATGTCGGAGGCGGTTTCCGACGACGCGGAGCACGTCTTCACCGACGTCGAGGGCGTCATCGGGGGTTTCCGCACCCCCATGTACGCCAAAGGCATCGGTGTGCCGGGCTGCCACGTGCACTTCATCGATAACGAGCACTCGCGCGGCGGCCACGTGCTGGACTACACCGTGGACGAAGCGGTGATCGAGCTGTGCCCCGGCACCGACATGGAGCTGCACCTGCCGGTCACCGCCGAGTTCTTGGGCGGCAAGCTCTCCCCCGAGGACTTGGACGAGCAGCTGCACACCACAGAAATTAAGGGGTACAAGTAG
- a CDS encoding ATP-binding protein, with protein MAYLRRTLDDELDLLMPHLSAIAIDGPKGVGKTDTAKRRADTTWFLDDPDMRSIAEADFSLSSAPDGTLLIDEWQHLPQVWDAVRRQVDQGAAPGRFLLTGSATPVDAKGSHSGAGRIFSLRMRPMAVHERGVSDPTCSFVRIMAGDNDVSGHSDFEVGDYAKLITGSGFPAIAATDPTVQTLMLDSYIERIIDRDIPDAGYEVRRPETLRSWLRAYAAATSTTTAYSRLLDATTGGQVEQPNQKTTLAYREHLTKIWLLDPVPGWVPEHNEFKRLQQGPKHHLADPALAARLLGIGASSLLSNRAAHMFGPLFESLTALTLRVLAQAARARVYHLRSNAGEREVDFIVEGPEREVVGVEVKLKPRVEDTDVRHLLWLRDRIPDRVTNLMVVTTGKQAYVRPDGIIVMPLALLGP; from the coding sequence ATGGCCTACCTCCGACGCACCCTCGACGACGAGCTCGACCTTCTCATGCCCCACCTGTCCGCAATCGCCATTGACGGACCGAAAGGTGTCGGGAAAACAGACACAGCCAAACGCCGCGCCGACACCACTTGGTTCCTTGATGATCCGGATATGCGCAGCATTGCGGAGGCCGATTTTTCGCTCTCCTCGGCGCCGGACGGCACGTTGCTCATCGACGAGTGGCAGCATCTCCCCCAGGTTTGGGATGCAGTTCGCCGCCAAGTGGACCAAGGAGCTGCCCCCGGGCGCTTTCTCCTCACCGGCTCGGCCACTCCCGTCGATGCAAAGGGTTCCCATTCGGGTGCAGGGCGGATCTTCTCGTTGCGTATGCGCCCGATGGCGGTCCATGAACGCGGCGTCTCCGACCCCACGTGCAGCTTCGTCAGGATCATGGCCGGAGACAACGATGTGTCGGGACACTCGGATTTTGAGGTCGGCGATTACGCCAAGCTCATTACCGGCAGTGGTTTTCCCGCCATTGCCGCGACTGATCCCACGGTCCAAACACTGATGCTCGACTCGTACATCGAGCGCATCATCGACCGCGACATCCCCGATGCAGGCTACGAAGTCCGCCGGCCCGAAACGCTCCGGAGCTGGCTGCGCGCCTATGCCGCGGCCACTTCAACGACCACCGCCTACTCGAGGCTGCTCGACGCCACAACGGGCGGCCAGGTGGAGCAGCCGAATCAGAAAACTACGCTCGCATACCGCGAGCACCTAACGAAGATTTGGCTGCTCGATCCAGTCCCTGGGTGGGTTCCGGAACATAACGAGTTCAAGCGGTTGCAGCAGGGTCCCAAACACCACCTCGCCGACCCCGCTCTCGCGGCACGACTGCTCGGCATCGGCGCATCCAGCCTCCTCAGCAACCGCGCGGCCCACATGTTTGGGCCACTCTTCGAATCCCTGACTGCGCTCACGCTCCGTGTGCTGGCTCAAGCAGCCAGAGCGCGGGTGTACCATCTCCGATCAAACGCCGGAGAACGGGAAGTCGACTTCATCGTCGAAGGGCCGGAACGAGAAGTCGTCGGTGTTGAGGTCAAACTCAAGCCGCGGGTTGAGGACACCGACGTCCGACACCTTTTGTGGCTGCGCGATCGCATCCCGGACCGGGTAACCAACCTGATGGTGGTAACCACAGGTAAACAGGCATACGTCCGCCCCGACGGAATCATCGTCATGCCCCTCGCCCTTCTCGGCCCGTAG
- a CDS encoding YdcF family protein: MSNPIVVLGARIVDGRPSRMLEFRLRRALEVWRAAPAPLVVSGFGEAEVMADWLLARGVPEASIVLEPKARSTNENLERSRALFPDAAYLTVVTSGFHVLRTRVWAWHLGIPVQLVAAPTPKTSRVKNYAREVVALPHSVARVVWRRFVRRVLGR, from the coding sequence GTGAGTAACCCAATCGTCGTGCTGGGCGCCCGCATCGTCGACGGGCGCCCTTCGCGCATGCTCGAGTTCCGCCTGCGCCGTGCGCTCGAGGTGTGGCGTGCAGCTCCCGCGCCGCTTGTGGTCTCCGGGTTTGGGGAGGCGGAGGTGATGGCCGACTGGTTGCTGGCCCGCGGGGTGCCGGAGGCGTCGATCGTGCTGGAGCCTAAGGCGCGCTCTACCAACGAGAACCTGGAGCGCTCCCGGGCGCTGTTCCCGGACGCTGCCTATCTCACCGTGGTGACCAGCGGTTTCCACGTTCTGCGCACCCGCGTGTGGGCGTGGCACCTGGGCATTCCGGTGCAGTTGGTGGCGGCGCCGACCCCAAAGACGTCCCGGGTGAAAAACTACGCGCGGGAGGTGGTGGCGCTGCCGCACTCCGTGGCGCGGGTGGTGTGGCGCCGTTTCGTGCGGCGGGTGCTCGGGCGGTAG
- the purE gene encoding 5-(carboxyamino)imidazole ribonucleotide mutase — MAQPVVGIIMGSDSDWDTVAPAAEVLAEFGIPFEVGVVSAHRTPERMLAYAKEAHTRDLQVIIACAGGAAHLPGMVAAATPLPVIGIPRALDTLDGLDSLLSIVQMPGGVPVATVSIGGAKNAGLLAARILGAADPSVQRKMVDYQARMAAQVERKDEALRKRLMGE, encoded by the coding sequence ATGGCACAGCCAGTCGTTGGCATCATCATGGGCTCCGACTCGGACTGGGACACCGTCGCCCCGGCCGCCGAGGTGCTCGCCGAATTCGGCATCCCGTTTGAAGTCGGCGTGGTCTCCGCGCACCGCACGCCGGAGAGGATGCTGGCGTACGCCAAGGAAGCGCACACGCGCGACCTGCAGGTGATCATCGCCTGCGCAGGCGGGGCCGCGCACCTGCCGGGCATGGTGGCCGCAGCGACCCCGCTGCCGGTGATCGGCATCCCGCGCGCCCTGGACACGCTGGACGGCCTGGATTCTCTGCTGTCCATCGTGCAGATGCCAGGCGGCGTGCCGGTGGCCACCGTCTCCATCGGCGGCGCGAAGAACGCAGGGCTTCTGGCCGCGCGCATCCTGGGTGCGGCCGATCCGTCAGTGCAGCGCAAGATGGTGGACTACCAGGCGCGCATGGCTGCGCAGGTGGAGCGTAAAGACGAGGCGCTGCGCAAGCGCCTGATGGGTGAGTAA
- a CDS encoding acyl-CoA carboxylase subunit beta yields MSSSKPDMTTTAGRIEDLRNRLDEAQAPVGQDAIDAVHAAGAATARERVLKLVDEGTFVETDALAKHRVEAYKMDKSKPSTDGVVTGYGLIDGRRVCLFSQDPTVFDGQIGEVYAEKMLKIYDLATKTGVPLIGIYDSTGPRWKEGIVTAHMQAQILRAATRASGLIPQIAVVAGDAAALTAATVPLADITVMAEGASMHVTTADIVSKVTETETTAEELGGSAVHAAETGLAQLTAATDAEAVELARAVVGYLPLNNKAASPLGAEAAGSGVDLDTFIPDDDNQPYDVADVINAITDGDFFELSADFAGSVVTGFAHVGGRAVGVVATQPSVLAGCLTRDAARKTARFIRTCDAFNLPIVQFVDSPGFLPAVEEERAGSSAAAAALAYAFAEAQVGTITVVTRKAFGPSYALLGSKGLGADLVFAWPTAQIALADAPTAAEAIGTDAEQYAEENLNPYVATERGLVDAVIEPSATRDRVLEGLRLLERKVGYPAQKKHGNIPL; encoded by the coding sequence ATGAGTTCATCCAAACCCGACATGACCACCACCGCGGGCCGCATCGAGGATCTGCGCAACCGCCTGGATGAGGCGCAGGCCCCGGTCGGTCAGGACGCGATCGACGCAGTGCACGCAGCCGGAGCCGCCACCGCCCGCGAGCGCGTGCTCAAGCTTGTGGACGAAGGCACATTCGTGGAAACCGACGCGCTGGCCAAGCACCGCGTCGAGGCGTACAAGATGGACAAGTCCAAGCCCTCCACCGACGGCGTGGTCACAGGCTACGGGCTTATCGACGGCCGAAGGGTATGCCTATTCTCCCAGGACCCCACCGTCTTCGACGGGCAGATCGGCGAGGTCTACGCCGAGAAGATGCTCAAGATCTACGACCTGGCCACCAAGACCGGCGTGCCGCTGATCGGCATCTACGACTCCACCGGCCCGCGCTGGAAGGAAGGCATTGTCACCGCGCACATGCAGGCCCAGATCCTGCGCGCCGCCACCCGCGCCTCCGGGCTGATCCCGCAGATCGCAGTCGTGGCCGGCGACGCGGCGGCACTGACCGCGGCGACCGTGCCGCTGGCGGACATCACCGTCATGGCCGAGGGCGCGTCGATGCACGTGACCACCGCCGACATCGTGAGCAAGGTGACCGAGACCGAAACCACTGCAGAGGAGCTCGGCGGCAGCGCCGTCCACGCCGCTGAGACCGGCCTGGCGCAGCTGACCGCCGCCACCGACGCAGAGGCCGTGGAGCTGGCGCGCGCGGTGGTGGGCTACCTGCCGCTAAACAACAAGGCCGCCTCCCCGCTGGGCGCTGAGGCCGCCGGTTCCGGTGTTGACCTGGACACGTTCATCCCGGACGACGACAACCAGCCCTACGACGTCGCCGACGTGATCAACGCCATCACCGACGGGGACTTCTTCGAGCTTTCCGCAGACTTCGCGGGCTCTGTGGTCACCGGGTTTGCGCATGTCGGCGGGCGTGCCGTTGGTGTCGTCGCCACGCAGCCGAGCGTGCTGGCCGGCTGCCTGACCCGCGACGCCGCCCGCAAGACCGCGCGCTTCATCCGCACCTGCGACGCGTTTAACCTGCCGATCGTGCAGTTTGTGGACTCGCCGGGCTTCCTGCCGGCCGTCGAGGAGGAGCGCGCTGGCTCGTCCGCCGCTGCAGCGGCACTTGCCTACGCGTTCGCCGAGGCCCAGGTGGGCACGATCACCGTGGTCACCCGCAAGGCGTTCGGCCCCTCGTATGCCCTGCTCGGCTCGAAGGGTTTGGGTGCTGATCTGGTGTTCGCGTGGCCGACCGCCCAGATCGCGCTTGCAGACGCCCCCACCGCCGCCGAAGCCATCGGCACCGACGCCGAGCAGTACGCCGAGGAGAACCTCAACCCGTACGTGGCCACGGAGCGCGGCCTGGTGGACGCCGTGATCGAGCCGTCCGCCACCCGCGACCGCGTGCTCGAGGGCCTGCGTCTGCTGGAGCGCAAGGTGGGCTACCCGGCGCAGAAGAAGCACGGCAACATCCCGCTGTAA
- a CDS encoding acyl-CoA carboxylase subunit epsilon, with product MDIQVLKGNPTEAELAALSQVLEQLKRERKLAGVQPDANYWGTSHPATAFNPHAFDSAAYF from the coding sequence GTGGACATTCAGGTACTCAAGGGCAACCCCACCGAGGCGGAACTCGCGGCACTTTCGCAGGTGCTGGAGCAGCTTAAGCGCGAGCGCAAGCTGGCCGGGGTGCAGCCGGACGCGAACTACTGGGGTACCTCCCACCCCGCCACCGCGTTCAACCCGCACGCCTTCGACTCGGCGGCGTACTTCTAA
- a CDS encoding 5-(carboxyamino)imidazole ribonucleotide synthase, giving the protein MSNAYGMPVVAVIGDGQLARMMQTEAIELGVETRVLAANKDASAAQVFGDVRLGDYTKLEDLRAIVDGADAVTFDHEHVPNEYAQLLIDEGVAVEPRPDALIYAQDKLEQRRRLSEAGLPVPAFAAVESAADAEAFWDETGGQVCLKATRGGYDGHGVWFPSSRAECAELVEDLLGRDLPLMAEKKVAFTRELSAMVARNRSGDVRAWPVVESRQDGGICRVAIAPAPGMSAELAARCEELAVRVAEGLGVTGVLAVELFEYEGEQGPEVSVNELAMRPHNTGHWTQNGCVTSQFEQHVRAVLDWPLGAVDKLSPATVMVNTLGGDEDPSVPMAERVVEVMRKYPQAKVHLYGKDHRPGRKMGHINVCADSVDDALAVAEDAAHYIIHATWKD; this is encoded by the coding sequence GTGAGTAACGCCTATGGGATGCCAGTCGTCGCCGTCATCGGCGACGGCCAGTTGGCACGGATGATGCAGACGGAAGCGATCGAGCTCGGCGTGGAGACCCGCGTGCTGGCAGCGAACAAGGACGCCTCGGCCGCGCAGGTGTTCGGCGACGTGCGCCTCGGCGACTACACCAAGCTTGAGGACTTGCGCGCGATCGTGGACGGCGCGGATGCGGTCACCTTCGACCACGAGCATGTGCCCAACGAGTACGCGCAGTTGCTTATCGACGAAGGCGTGGCCGTCGAACCCCGCCCCGATGCCTTGATCTACGCCCAGGACAAACTCGAGCAGCGCCGCCGCTTGTCCGAGGCCGGCCTGCCGGTGCCGGCGTTTGCGGCGGTCGAGTCGGCCGCGGACGCCGAGGCGTTCTGGGACGAGACCGGCGGCCAGGTGTGCTTGAAGGCCACCCGTGGCGGCTATGACGGACACGGGGTATGGTTCCCGTCGTCGCGCGCAGAGTGCGCCGAGCTGGTCGAGGACCTGCTGGGCCGCGACCTGCCGCTGATGGCGGAGAAGAAGGTCGCGTTCACCCGCGAGCTGTCCGCGATGGTGGCGCGCAACCGCTCCGGCGACGTGCGCGCCTGGCCGGTGGTGGAGTCGCGCCAAGACGGCGGGATCTGCCGCGTGGCCATCGCTCCCGCGCCGGGCATGTCCGCGGAGCTGGCGGCGCGCTGCGAGGAGCTCGCCGTGCGCGTTGCTGAGGGCTTGGGCGTGACCGGCGTGTTGGCTGTGGAGCTGTTCGAGTACGAGGGCGAGCAAGGCCCAGAGGTGTCGGTAAACGAGCTGGCCATGCGCCCGCACAACACCGGCCACTGGACCCAGAACGGGTGCGTGACCTCCCAGTTCGAGCAGCATGTTCGGGCGGTACTGGACTGGCCGTTAGGTGCCGTCGATAAGCTTTCGCCCGCAACCGTCATGGTCAACACCCTCGGCGGCGACGAAGACCCCTCCGTGCCGATGGCCGAGCGCGTCGTCGAAGTGATGCGCAAGTACCCGCAGGCCAAGGTGCACCTCTACGGCAAGGACCACCGCCCCGGGCGCAAGATGGGGCACATCAACGTGTGCGCGGACAGCGTCGACGACGCGCTCGCGGTGGCGGAGGACGCCGCGCATTACATCATCCACGCAACCTGGAAGGACTAG